The following nucleotide sequence is from Cyclobacteriaceae bacterium.
GTGAATAAGTAGTTGTAGACATTTGCCATATACTCGATCTCTTGCGGAGTGAAGTGCGGATCATCACGGAACCGGTTGTAGGCATTCTTGTATTCCTTGACAAGCAATTTTTGGTAATCGATGATGTAGGGTATTCTCTTGTAATTCCTGACAGCCGGATTTACAGCAAAAAGTCCATCAAGGAATAATTGATGAATTGTGTAATTGCCCTCTGAAATATTTTTGATCGTGGTGTAACCCTTGTCGAGTATTTTATAGCCGACGTACATATTGTCGAGTATCTTCTCAAGCTCCTGGAGTTTCTCCCAGTTCAATAGCAGCTGTTGTGCCTCG
It contains:
- a CDS encoding TerB family tellurite resistance protein, encoding MNRMTIILTVLMSLIGTIRSFGQSDEAQQLLLNWEKLQELEKILDNMYVGYKILDKGYTTIKNISEGNYTIHQLFLDGLFAVNPAVRNYKRIPYIIDYQKLLVKEYKNAYNRFRDDPHFTPQEIEYMANVYNYLFTASLRNIDDLVMITTATKLRMNDDERMRAIDRIFYDMESKVGFLRSFNNSTQLLAIQRARAANDVRTLNHLYGIN